One region of Micromonospora ureilytica genomic DNA includes:
- a CDS encoding acyl-CoA dehydrogenase family protein gives MDFSFDSRTEELRDELTRFLTEHVYPAEAVHAEQVATGDPWSRTPVLAELKAEARKRGLWNLFLPDPRYGAGLTNLQYAPLAELTGRSPHLAPEAVNCAAPDTGNMELLAEFGSEAQRQRWLMPLLEGEIRSAFCMTEPDVASSDATNIATRITRDGDEYVINGRKWWSSGAMDPRCEIFIVMGKTDPTADRHRQQSMVLVPRDTPGVTVRRGMTVFGYTDGSHGGHAEIDFTDVRVPAENLIGAEGTGFAIAQARLGPGRIHHCMRLVGMAERALELLCKRALGRIAFGRPLAEQGVVREWIAESRVRIEQARLLVLKTAWLMDTVGNKGAHTEIQAIKIGTPAMAEWVIDKAIQGYGGAGVSQDTPLAALWAQTRTLRLADGPDEVHRNSLAKRELRRWTP, from the coding sequence ATGGACTTCTCATTCGACAGCCGGACCGAGGAGCTGCGCGACGAGCTGACCCGGTTCCTGACCGAGCACGTCTACCCGGCCGAGGCCGTGCACGCCGAGCAGGTGGCCACCGGGGACCCGTGGTCGCGTACCCCGGTGTTGGCCGAACTGAAGGCGGAGGCCCGCAAGCGTGGCCTGTGGAACCTCTTCCTGCCCGACCCGCGCTACGGCGCCGGCCTGACCAACCTCCAGTACGCTCCCCTGGCCGAGCTGACCGGGCGCAGCCCGCATCTCGCACCGGAGGCGGTCAACTGCGCGGCACCGGACACCGGCAACATGGAGTTGCTGGCCGAGTTCGGCTCGGAGGCGCAGCGGCAGCGCTGGCTGATGCCGCTGCTGGAGGGTGAGATCCGTTCGGCGTTCTGCATGACCGAGCCGGACGTCGCGTCCTCCGACGCCACGAACATCGCCACCCGGATCACCCGCGACGGCGACGAGTACGTGATCAACGGACGGAAGTGGTGGTCGTCCGGGGCCATGGACCCGCGCTGCGAGATCTTCATCGTGATGGGCAAGACCGACCCCACCGCCGACCGGCACCGCCAGCAGAGCATGGTGCTGGTCCCCCGGGACACCCCCGGGGTGACAGTGCGCCGGGGGATGACCGTCTTCGGCTACACCGACGGTTCGCACGGCGGGCACGCCGAGATCGACTTCACCGACGTCCGGGTGCCCGCGGAGAACCTGATCGGCGCCGAGGGCACCGGCTTCGCCATCGCCCAGGCCCGGCTGGGTCCGGGCCGGATCCACCACTGCATGCGATTAGTCGGAATGGCTGAGCGGGCATTGGAGCTGCTCTGCAAGCGGGCGCTGGGGCGGATCGCCTTCGGCCGACCGTTGGCCGAGCAGGGCGTGGTCCGGGAGTGGATCGCCGAGTCCCGGGTCCGCATCGAGCAGGCCCGGCTGCTGGTGCTCAAGACGGCCTGGCTGATGGACACCGTCGGCAACAAGGGCGCGCACACCGAGATCCAAGCCATCAAGATCGGCACGCCGGCGATGGCGGAGTGGGTGATCGACAAGGCCATCCAGGGGTACGGCGGCGCCGGCGTCAGCCAGGACACCCCACTGGCCGCCCTCTGGGCGCAGACCCGCACCCTGCGCCTCGCCGACGGCCCCGACGAGGTCCACCGCAACTCCCTGGCCAAGCGCGAACTCCGCCGCTGGACCCCCTGA
- a CDS encoding LacI family DNA-binding transcriptional regulator, whose translation MTTQRTRSLGRPTLDAVAARAGVGRGTVSRVVNGSPQVSPEARAAVQQAIAELGYVPNRAARALVTQRTDSVALVVSESGERVFTEPFFAAIVRGISSGLLETPMQLWLAMAQSPVERERVEHHLTNQHVDGVLLLSLHDSDPLPTLLEERGLPAVLGGRPARMLQPGAQPAWFVDVDNVGGARQAVEYLARQGRRRIATIAGTQDMGVGLARLTGYTEAVKATGAGVNPDLIAYGDFSEGSGAAAMGRLLDACPDLDAVFVASDLMAFGALRTLREAGRRVPQDVAVIGFDDATIALRAEPPLTTVFQPVEEMGRQMARLLVARIRGEELPASHILLDTQLVHRASA comes from the coding sequence ATGACAACGCAGCGCACCCGGTCGCTCGGGCGCCCGACCCTCGACGCGGTCGCGGCGCGTGCCGGCGTCGGTCGGGGCACGGTCTCCCGCGTGGTCAACGGCTCGCCCCAGGTCAGCCCGGAGGCCCGGGCCGCGGTCCAACAGGCCATCGCGGAGCTGGGGTACGTGCCGAACCGGGCCGCCCGTGCGCTCGTCACCCAGCGCACCGACTCCGTCGCGCTCGTGGTGTCCGAATCCGGCGAGCGGGTCTTCACCGAGCCGTTCTTCGCCGCGATCGTACGGGGGATCAGCTCGGGGCTGCTGGAGACGCCGATGCAGCTCTGGCTGGCCATGGCACAGTCGCCCGTGGAACGGGAGCGGGTCGAGCACCACCTCACCAACCAGCACGTCGACGGCGTACTCCTGCTGTCGTTGCACGACTCCGACCCGCTGCCGACGCTGCTGGAGGAGCGCGGCCTGCCCGCCGTGCTCGGCGGTCGGCCCGCCCGAATGCTGCAACCGGGCGCCCAACCGGCCTGGTTTGTCGACGTGGACAACGTTGGCGGGGCTCGGCAGGCGGTGGAGTACCTGGCGAGGCAGGGGCGGCGACGGATCGCCACCATCGCCGGTACGCAGGACATGGGCGTGGGCCTGGCCCGGTTGACCGGCTACACCGAGGCGGTCAAGGCCACCGGGGCCGGCGTCAACCCCGACCTGATCGCGTACGGCGACTTCAGCGAGGGCAGCGGTGCGGCCGCCATGGGTCGGCTGCTGGACGCCTGCCCGGACCTGGACGCGGTCTTCGTCGCCTCCGACCTCATGGCGTTCGGTGCGCTGCGTACCCTGCGCGAGGCCGGCCGGCGCGTGCCGCAGGACGTCGCGGTGATCGGCTTCGACGACGCCACGATCGCCCTGCGGGCGGAGCCGCCGCTGACCACTGTCTTCCAGCCGGTGGAGGAGATGGGCCGGCAGATGGCCCGCCTGCTGGTGGCCCGGATCCGTGGCGAGGAGCTACCCGCCTCCCACATCCTCCTGGACACCCAACTGGTCCACCGAGCCTCCGCCTAA